GTGGAACCGCATGATGGACACTGGGTTGGGATTTCATAGGCCTGACTGTTGGCAGGCCGTTTATCTGGTAAGTACTGCGAGATTTCAGGGATGATGTCGCCAGCTTTATGCAGCTTAACGGTATCGCCGACCCGGATATCTTTTTCTGCCAAATAATCCGGATTATGAAGTGATGCCCGGCTGACAGTACTGCCGGCTAATGTCACCGGATCCATAACCGCAGTGGGTGTCACCACCCCGGTCCGTCCAACGGTCCATTCAATGTCCCTAACAATCGTTTGAACCTCTTCTGGCGGAAACTTGTATGCAATCGCCCAGCGGGGAACTTTAACGGTTGCCCCGAGTGAGCGCTGCAGCGGTAGTGAATTGACCTTAATCACAATGCCGTCAATCCCATAGGGCAAACCATCCCGTAAATCTTTGTATTTATCAACGTAATTGTCAATATCAGCCATATTGTGGGCAACTTTGAAATCTGGATTGATCGTAAAGCCCAATTCTTTGAGTTCGGCAAGCATCCCGCTTTGAGTGTCAGATTGCAGATCATCGATATCGGCAACGTTATACATAAAAGTACTTAATTTGCGACTGCGGGTCACACGTGGATCCAGCTGACGCAAACTTCCGGCCGCAGCATTCCTTGGATTGGCGAATGGTTCTTCACCATCCAACTGGCGCTGTTCATTCAATTTGGCAAACGATTCTTTGGGCATGTAACATTCGCCACGAACCTCAATATTGATCGGTCGAGTCAACTTTTGCGGAATTGACTTAATCGTCTTTAAGTTACGGGTAATATCTTCACCAATTTGACCGTTTCCGCGAGTGGATCCTTGAACAAAGACCCCGTTCTCATATCGAAGGTTGATTGCCAAACCATCGATTTTTAATTCGCAATTATAATCAAATGCGACTGAATCATTTTCACTTAGACGGTCGACGAATTCCGCCAACTCTTCCTTAGAGAAAACATCTCCCAGTGAAAGCATCGGAATTTCATGGTTAACCTTGGTAAAGCCGGGGAGCGTGTGGTCGCCGACTTTTTGAGTAGGTGAATCAGGAGTCACAATCTGTGGAAATTGGTTTTCCAATGCGACCAGCTGCTGATAAGTTTGGTCATACACGGCATCTTCGACACTTGGTGCGTCATAGGTGTAATACTCGTCAGCCCACTGGTTCAATTGTTTCCTCAGATCGCCAGCCTTAGCAGCGGCCTGTTGCTCGGACATATTTTCAAATGCCACAATAACACCTTCTGTTGATTAATTTTCCTGCTTCTTAATTGGGGCAAATGCAGCCAACAGCCGCTTGATGCCCTCTTGCTTGAATGCAATATCGAGCTCCATATCCTCGCCGGTTCCGGTAACCTTGACAACCGTGCCGGTTCCCCAAGCCTTGTGTGATACTTTATCACCAACGGCCCAAGCGAGTTTGTCTGCACCGGATCCTTTAGGGCTTTCGACGACTTTTCCAGGTCGCCGATAAGTAGTTGCCGTTGCCCGCCTGGTTCGGCGATCAAACGGCGTGCTTAGGGGGGACTCAGTTTGCTGTTGATTATCCGAATGGATAAGCTCTGGGCTAATTTCGTTGACGAAGCGCGACTCTGGATTGTTTTGGCGACGGCCATACAACATTCGCGAGTAGGCATTGGTAATATAGAGTTTTTCTTTGGCACGCGTAATGCCAACGTACGCTAATCGGCGCTCTTCTTGAAGTTCTGATTCGTCTGCTGCGGCTCGTGAAAGCGGGAATAATCCTTCTTCCATTCCCATCAAAAAGACCACTGGAAATTCCAGTCCCTTGGCTGCATGCAAAGTCATCAAAGTCACTTGGGAATTGTCTTCTTCGAGACTATCCTGATCAGAAACCAAGGCCAAATCACTTAAGAAATTCACTAAGTTCTGTTGACCGGTTTCGCCCTCGTTTTCTTCATCATACTTTTGAGTCACAGAAATAAATTCTTCCAAGTTTTCAAGCCTGGTTTGAGCTTCCAAAGACTTCGAAGCTTTCAAGGTACTTAGATAGCCACTCTTATCGAGAATTTCTTCAGTAATTTCAGTGATTGATAATTGTGCCATCTTCTCTGAAATCGTTCGCATCGTCTGTTCAAATTCAGCGATCGAATTTTTTGCACGGGTAGAAATCTCATTGGCTAAATCAACGTTTTTAGCAGCCTCAAGGAGACTCCACTGATGATCGTTGGCGAATAGTCGTAATCGTTCAATACTGGCTTGGCCGATCCCCCGTTTAGGTTCGTTGATGACCCGTTCAAAGCTCATGGAGTCGTTTGGATTAGCTAACAGAGTCAGGTAAGACAAGGCGTCTCGAATTTCTTTTCGATCATAGAACTTGTGTCCGCCAACCATGGTGTAGGGAATATTTGATTTGAGCAAGGTTTCTTCAATTACCCGTGACTGCGCATTGGTTCGGTAAAGGATTGCAAAACTGCCGTAATTGCGTTTTGGCTTGGCCATTTCTTCTTGAATTTTGGCAACAACGTATCTTGCCTCGTCGTTTTCGGTCTGACCACGATAATATGAAATCTGATCGCCCTTGGGATTTTCAGTCCACAAATTTTTGTCGGCACGATTGTCATTATGGGCAATCACCGAATTAGCGGCATCAAGTACCGTTTTAGTTGAACGATAGTTTTGTTCCAATAAGGTCACATGGGCATCCGGATAGTCTTTTTTGAAATCAAGGATGTTCTGCATGTTGGCACCACGCCAGCCGTAGATACTTTGGTCGGCATCCCCGACGACACAGATGTTACGATTTTTCTTGGCAAGGGTATTCACCAGTCGGTATTGAGCCTCATTGGTATCCTGATACTCATCAACATGGATGTATTGAAATTTGTCCTGATAGGATTCCAAAACATCCGGATGTTCATCAAATAATTGGATGGTGATCATAATCAAATCATCAAAGTCCAATGATTGATTCTGCTTCAGCTCTGCTTGGTAGCGATCATAGACGTCAGCCACGATTTGATCGAAAGCACTATTGGCCTGAGCTTTGAATGCTTTGGGTGTGAGCAGATCATTTTTGGCGTTGGAGATAGCCGATAAAACGGCTCTGGGATCGAACTTTTTGGGATCAATATTCAAATCTCGCAGTACTCGTTTGACAAGCGTCCGCTGCTCACTGGTATCGGCAATCGTAAAAGCCTTATTGTAGCCCAGCAAATCAATATGGCGGCGTAAAATCCGCACACATAGTGCATGGAATGTTGAAACCCAAACATCGTTACCACCTTCACCCAACAATTTTGAAACCCGTTCACGCATTTCCCGGGCAGCCTTATTGGTAAAAGTGATCGCTAAAATCCGCCACGGCATAATATGGTTATGTTCAATTATGTAGGCAATTCGGTGGGTTAATACCCGGGTCTTGCCACTGCCGGCACCGGCCATAATGAGGACGGGTCCTTCAGTATGGATAACGGCGTCTTTTTGATCTTTATTTAATCCTGCTAATAAACTTTCTTCTGCCACTAAATATTCCATCCTCTCGCATTTATCTTTTCAATTATAACAAAAAAGTCGGCTTCCCGACTCTCTACATGTTGCTATATTTTGTTTTGTAATCTATGTCATGCCAAATCCCAGTGGCCTCCAGTTTAACCAGGGTGTCTGAAATAGATTTGGTCGGAATCAGGACATAGCCAACCAGCTGATGGTCGTCAGTTGGCTCGTTGCCATAAAACGTGAAGTGCCAATTATCTTTGATGACCCATTGGGTTTGGACACGTTGATATTCCTGTTGTCGAATGGCCTGATAAACCGTTGCAATTCCGGGAATAATTTGTGTCAAAGGCAAACCGGCAATTGCCCGCAAATGTTGTTCAAATTCATCGGCATTAGCAGCGTAATCAAATACAAACCCAGCCGCACTCAATTTGGGAGCAACTCTGCTGACATAAATCGAACCGCTCTTGGCCAAGAAGAGTGTGACTTCGAAAGTACCGACATAGTCAAGGTTGTTGGCAATTTCATTGGTAATTCGGGTCATTTCCTTCTTCACACTGGGATCGAGTTTTGCCGGCGTATAGGCGGTCATTAACTGATCGCCTTCATACATCACTTCGACTGGTGGAAACATCACAATTGACCCTGACTCGGTCCGGGTAACGACCACGGAGTAGTCAGTATCATGTTCCACATAGGATTCCAAAATGTAAGTTCCGGAATCTAAAAAACCGGATGCCAGGACAATATCAGCCTGGTTCTTAATCAGCAATTCTTTGCCGCCATTTAGTCCCCGCTGAATGGGCTTTAAAATAGCCGGGTACCCAATGGAATTAATGGCTTGGTAAATGTCTTCCAACGTGACAATCGTCGAGTAAGGAACCATGTTAATATTCAGGGTTTCAAAAAACGTTCGTTCAATCAGTCGATCTTGGACAATATCCAATAATCCGTCCCGTTGCGGCACAGCCGTGTATTGGGAAATGTATCGAATGACATCTGAATCGATAAATTGATTGTCATAGATCACCGCTTCACAGCGTTCGGCAAACATTTTCAAGGTTTCCTTGTCAGTGTAGGGGCCAATGTATTTATAGTCTGCCAGTTCCATCGCCTTACTGTTTTCGTTGGAACTGTACATGCCAACATTAAAGCCCATTTGTTTTGCGCGAGCCAATAACGTTGGGGTGCTGATACTATCTCCAAGAATCCCAATTGTTTGACCGGGATAGATAACATTTGCGTTTGCCAATTAATTCACTACTTTCATATCGTCATTTTATTAATTGTAAGTCATCATTAAACTTATCGTACCATTATTTTCACAGCTCTAATCAACAAATGTGACTTTTTGGTTATCCAGAGAGGCAACTCGAGCCAAAGACTCCAAACGGACACCTGATTTTTCAATCATGGTGTGCCCTTTTTGGAAGCTCTTTTCGATCACAATCCCAACACCTTCAACTTTAACATTTGCCAACTTGGCAATTTCCAACAGTCCTTGAACGGCTTGACCATTTGCCAAAAAATCATCAATAATCAAAATTCGATCATTTGGCTTCAAAAATCGTTTATCAATACTGATATCGTTGCTAACTTGCTTGGTATAAGAATAAACGCTGGCGGTGTACAGGTTATCGGTTAAAGTTAAACTCTTATGCTTTCTGGCAAAGATCAACGGAACCCCCATATGGATCGCCGTTGTCAATGCCGGGGCGATTCCGGAAGATTCAACGGTCACAACCTTGGTTACCCCTTCATCTTTAAATAAGCGGGCAAATTCGGCACCAATTTGGTCCATCAATTTTGCATCAACCTGGTGATTTAAAAAGTTGTCGACCTTTAATACGTTTCCTGGTAATACAGTACCATCCTCCAAAATGCGTTTCTTAAGTAAGTCCATCTCAAAATTCCTTTCTAGTCATCGTATTGATAAAGTTTGTATTGTCTGATGATGGCGATCAATTTCTTGGTATAAGCAGGGTCGGTCGCATAGCCATCCTGCTGAAGACCATCAGCGGCCTGCAGGTAGTTGTTTGCGGCCACCACGTCCTTGTACTGCTGTGGGTTCCATTTCGTGCCATAGGCAAGCAATTTGGCGTGATCAGCCAAGGATTCATTCCAGTCCTGATATACTTGGAACCGAGCTTTGATCGTCACATAACGGCCATTCACGAATTCCTGCGTATTCAGGTAGACCGAGTTGGTGGTATTATCCTGAGCTTTGACGCCAAACAGATTATAATACTTGCTCGCAAGCTTGCTGGTGCCCCAGTTGGACTCCAAAATGGCCTGAGCTAAAGTAATACTCGGTAAGATATTATATTGCCCCTGCAGCCGCTGGGCTTGTGGCGCTAATTTGTTGATAAATTTACGGTGCTCAATGGCCACTTCGTCGTTCGAGCTTTGAATATTGCTCGAATGATAACCGTTTTCGTATAAAGCGTGGAAACCAAAAATGATCACCAACCCACAGATCACCAGAATCAACATCAAAACGGCATTTGCTTTTTTTGCGCGGCGTTTCCGCCCCTTCTTATATTTTGCCAATCCAACCTCAAACTTTCTAACTTTAAAATTAATTCTAACGATAAATCCGAATAAAGACAAACGAAATTTGTGCTTTGTTCAATTTTTATAAATGCGTAAAAATTGACAAATCTGTTAATTTCGGTTATGTTATCCTCTGACACTTAAATCTGGAGATGAAAACCAATGGCTAAAAACACCGAAGTATCAGAAGCTCAATCAAAATTTCATGTTGGTGATGAGGTTTCATTCAAGATCGAAAAACAGACGTTTACCGGTTTCGTTGATAAGAGTTACACCAACTCATTTTTAATCACTTTTGAATCGGATGATCCTGAGATTATCGACAAGTACCACAAAAAGGTTGTCATCAATAATCGACATCTCAAAATGATCAAGGCAGCTCCCCAACCTGAAGTTGAGGATGAGGACGAGGACGATAATGAAACTAAATCCCCCAAAGCCAAAAAATCGAGCAAGAAATAATGATTAAAAGTAGACCCTGCATATATTTGTGCAAGGTCTATTTTTTATCTGCTGGTCCGGTCAAAAATCTTTTTAACCGGCACCGCAATCAACGGTGTGACAATTCCGCTAAAGATTGCTTCCGGAACACCATTCGTACCAACCACCCCTAGTAAATATGGGAGGAGTTCTTTGATATTAATCTGATACAGTTGAGGGGCTTTCGCCTTATAAAACAGATAAATGAGTCCCAGCACCAGGACCGTGTTGGTTAATGAACCCAAGACAGCCGATACAGAAATACTGGCTGCCTGGCTTTTCAAGTGTTTCTTGAGATACGTGTACGTCATACCAGCAACTACGCCAATCATAATCCGGGGGATGACCGAAATAATCGGGTTAACAAAGACGATTGCCGCTAAAGGGCTGGTCGGCCATACAAAAGCTCGGACAAAAGTCGTCAGCCCCCAAACACCACCAATGATCGCTCCGTCAACAGTTCCAAGCAAAACCGTTGCAACGACGACAGTCATCGGGATAATCGTAATTTCAAGTGGACCAATTGGGATGTACCCGATCAAAGGAATCGAAGTTTGCAACAGAATGATCGCAATAAACATTGCCAGCATGTTCAGTCGTAAAGTATTTTTCTTAACAGGCATGTGTTCTTACCCCTTTAAAGTTGTTGGAACCATTATACAATAACGGATTGTATTCTAATACAATTTTGCTGGTGAATGTCAGTTTACCAACAAGCTTAAAATATTCTCAACAAAAAAACACTCCTCAAAAGAGAAGTGTTTTGAAAAAGCAAAGTAAATTTTAACGCTTTGAAAATTGTGAAGCTTTACGGGCCTTTTTAAGACCTGGCTTCTTACGTTCTTTCATTCGTGCGTCACGAGTTAATAAACCGGCACGCTTCAATGGTCCACGGAAGTCGGGATCAACTGCAAGCAATGCACGGGCAATTCCGTGACGAGTTGCGCCGGCTTGGCCGGAGAATCCACCACCGTTAACGTTAACCAAGGTATCATAGTTACCTAAAGTCTCAGTTACGTTGAATGGTTGCACAACAACTTCACGCAAGTTAGCAAATGGAATATAGTCTTCGATTGCTTTGTCATTCATGATAATTTTTCCAGTTCCGGGTACCAAACGTACTCGAGCAACTGAATCTTTACGACGGCCAGTGCCGCGATATTGTACTTGAGCCAAAGTGAATTCCTCCTTAAATTAGGTTATTAATGTCTAATACTTCTGGTTTTTGAGCTTGATGATCGTGTTCAGGACCTGCATAGACATGTAACTTCAAACCAATTTTATGACCTAATGTTCCATGAGGAAGCATTCCTTTAACGGAAGTTTCAATTAACTTTTCGGGATTCTTAGCACGCAAATCACCGGCAGTTCGTTGCTTCAAGCCACCAATAAAGCGACTGTGATGGTAATAGATCTTCCGAGTGTCTTTGTGACCAGTCAGACCGACTTTACTTGCATTAATTACAATCACATTATCCCCAGTATCCACGTTGGGTGTGAATGTTGGTTTATTCTTACCTCTTAAGATTGATGCTACTGCTGATGATAAACGTCCAAGAGATACGTCTGTTGCGTCAACAACGTACCATTTACGTTCTACTTCACCAGG
Above is a genomic segment from Lentilactobacillus buchneri containing:
- a CDS encoding ATP-grasp domain-containing protein; protein product: MANANVIYPGQTIGILGDSISTPTLLARAKQMGFNVGMYSSNENSKAMELADYKYIGPYTDKETLKMFAERCEAVIYDNQFIDSDVIRYISQYTAVPQRDGLLDIVQDRLIERTFFETLNINMVPYSTIVTLEDIYQAINSIGYPAILKPIQRGLNGGKELLIKNQADIVLASGFLDSGTYILESYVEHDTDYSVVVTRTESGSIVMFPPVEVMYEGDQLMTAYTPAKLDPSVKKEMTRITNEIANNLDYVGTFEVTLFLAKSGSIYVSRVAPKLSAAGFVFDYAANADEFEQHLRAIAGLPLTQIIPGIATVYQAIRQQEYQRVQTQWVIKDNWHFTFYGNEPTDDHQLVGYVLIPTKSISDTLVKLEATGIWHDIDYKTKYSNM
- the rpsI gene encoding 30S ribosomal protein S9; translated protein: MAQVQYRGTGRRKDSVARVRLVPGTGKIIMNDKAIEDYIPFANLREVVVQPFNVTETLGNYDTLVNVNGGGFSGQAGATRHGIARALLAVDPDFRGPLKRAGLLTRDARMKERKKPGLKKARKASQFSKR
- the pcrA gene encoding DNA helicase PcrA, producing MAEESLLAGLNKDQKDAVIHTEGPVLIMAGAGSGKTRVLTHRIAYIIEHNHIMPWRILAITFTNKAAREMRERVSKLLGEGGNDVWVSTFHALCVRILRRHIDLLGYNKAFTIADTSEQRTLVKRVLRDLNIDPKKFDPRAVLSAISNAKNDLLTPKAFKAQANSAFDQIVADVYDRYQAELKQNQSLDFDDLIMITIQLFDEHPDVLESYQDKFQYIHVDEYQDTNEAQYRLVNTLAKKNRNICVVGDADQSIYGWRGANMQNILDFKKDYPDAHVTLLEQNYRSTKTVLDAANSVIAHNDNRADKNLWTENPKGDQISYYRGQTENDEARYVVAKIQEEMAKPKRNYGSFAILYRTNAQSRVIEETLLKSNIPYTMVGGHKFYDRKEIRDALSYLTLLANPNDSMSFERVINEPKRGIGQASIERLRLFANDHQWSLLEAAKNVDLANEISTRAKNSIAEFEQTMRTISEKMAQLSITEITEEILDKSGYLSTLKASKSLEAQTRLENLEEFISVTQKYDEENEGETGQQNLVNFLSDLALVSDQDSLEEDNSQVTLMTLHAAKGLEFPVVFLMGMEEGLFPLSRAAADESELQEERRLAYVGITRAKEKLYITNAYSRMLYGRRQNNPESRFVNEISPELIHSDNQQQTESPLSTPFDRRTRRATATTYRRPGKVVESPKGSGADKLAWAVGDKVSHKAWGTGTVVKVTGTGEDMELDIAFKQEGIKRLLAAFAPIKKQEN
- the ligA gene encoding NAD-dependent DNA ligase LigA, translated to MAFENMSEQQAAAKAGDLRKQLNQWADEYYTYDAPSVEDAVYDQTYQQLVALENQFPQIVTPDSPTQKVGDHTLPGFTKVNHEIPMLSLGDVFSKEELAEFVDRLSENDSVAFDYNCELKIDGLAINLRYENGVFVQGSTRGNGQIGEDITRNLKTIKSIPQKLTRPINIEVRGECYMPKESFAKLNEQRQLDGEEPFANPRNAAAGSLRQLDPRVTRSRKLSTFMYNVADIDDLQSDTQSGMLAELKELGFTINPDFKVAHNMADIDNYVDKYKDLRDGLPYGIDGIVIKVNSLPLQRSLGATVKVPRWAIAYKFPPEEVQTIVRDIEWTVGRTGVVTPTAVMDPVTLAGSTVSRASLHNPDYLAEKDIRVGDTVKLHKAGDIIPEISQYLPDKRPANSQAYEIPTQCPSCGSTLVHLDQEVALRCINPQCPAQLKEGLTHFASRDAMNIDGLGPKIIAQLFEKHMVSDVAGLYDLSFDQLLTLDKFGEKSATKLLAAIDNSRSNSCERLLYGLGIRHVGIKAARLIAQRFKNIDKVMQASAQDIAEIATMGMIIADSVVTYFSMPESKQLIDQLKQVGVNMDYLGVTDEQLAESDSFFTGKKFVLTGKLQNITRPDATQWLEDHGAKVSSSVSKNTDIVVVGEDPGSKYDKAKSLGIQTWDEARFHQEMADEK
- a CDS encoding xanthine phosphoribosyltransferase, with protein sequence MDLLKKRILEDGTVLPGNVLKVDNFLNHQVDAKLMDQIGAEFARLFKDEGVTKVVTVESSGIAPALTTAIHMGVPLIFARKHKSLTLTDNLYTASVYSYTKQVSNDISIDKRFLKPNDRILIIDDFLANGQAVQGLLEIAKLANVKVEGVGIVIEKSFQKGHTMIEKSGVRLESLARVASLDNQKVTFVD
- a CDS encoding ECF transporter S component, whose translation is MPVKKNTLRLNMLAMFIAIILLQTSIPLIGYIPIGPLEITIIPMTVVVATVLLGTVDGAIIGGVWGLTTFVRAFVWPTSPLAAIVFVNPIISVIPRIMIGVVAGMTYTYLKKHLKSQAASISVSAVLGSLTNTVLVLGLIYLFYKAKAPQLYQINIKELLPYLLGVVGTNGVPEAIFSGIVTPLIAVPVKKIFDRTSR
- a CDS encoding glycoside hydrolase family 73 protein, whose amino-acid sequence is MLILVICGLVIIFGFHALYENGYHSSNIQSSNDEVAIEHRKFINKLAPQAQRLQGQYNILPSITLAQAILESNWGTSKLASKYYNLFGVKAQDNTTNSVYLNTQEFVNGRYVTIKARFQVYQDWNESLADHAKLLAYGTKWNPQQYKDVVAANNYLQAADGLQQDGYATDPAYTKKLIAIIRQYKLYQYDD
- the rplM gene encoding 50S ribosomal protein L13, which translates into the protein MRTTYMAKPGEVERKWYVVDATDVSLGRLSSAVASILRGKNKPTFTPNVDTGDNVIVINASKVGLTGHKDTRKIYYHHSRFIGGLKQRTAGDLRAKNPEKLIETSVKGMLPHGTLGHKIGLKLHVYAGPEHDHQAQKPEVLDINNLI